GTGGTCGAGTGGAAAAAGGTACATGAAATTAATAACTTGTAAAAGTTTGGCAAtatgtaatattaaaattttttcaggtgTGGTCTGATTTTAAAAAcaaccaaaaagaaaatttccgaTAACCGTAAATCCTTACTTGCTACAGGTGGTGGGCCATTTCAATCAGAAACTCTTTCCCCTTTGGAAGAAATGGTGGACGAGGCTTTAAATCTTAGGTGTTCAGCAATTCCTCCAGGAAAATATTGTGGATTGGACGATGATGATGAAGCCGAATCACCTCCAATTTCTGACGGTCCGACCACAAGCAAAAAGGGAAAATGGCGCGAAACATATGGTCAAAAACGAAAGGCAGATTCTACCACAGATTTACTTAGAGAACAAGTAAATCAGCAAAAAAAAGCTGATagaaaaaattggagaaatttatgaaataatgaAGCAAAACAACGAATCTGCCAAAAAGCTGGCGGATGCTACAGAGAATTTGGTTGTTTTAGCtgacaaattttacaattatttaaattcggATTAATATTtcacgttttttaaaatttacttataattgaagtattattaataaatttgtattgagtACCATATGTAGTCCGAAAGTTCAGTCGATTTATTTTATCACGCAGTGATCTTAGTACACGAAGACCATTATTTGAATGTGGTAAAACCATATTACAAATATGAACGCTTTATTCGATTGTGCATTTTAAACAGCGTTCTTTGTGTAATTCAACTTCAAACTTAAATTGCACAAATAATTTTGAGGAAAATACATCACATTTATTCCATGTTATCGCACATTTTAGTCTATTATTGGCGGatggtattaaaaattaaaatatttaggtGAGTCggcaataaaatataaagtgaGTTGTTTGGCATTTGAATCGTCTTCTATCGACATActgaatcaaaaattttgtgttaatttaCGTAATATTTTGTCATTATCAGAGACAACAACCCAAACAAACATAAAGTGTTATAGAGAATATATAAATAAGTATTCAATCACATTTTAGTCGGAAAACGACAAAAATCGGCTTAGTGAATTGGGCCATTAAAAGAAAACTCggaacttttaaatatttttaataatacaatTGAAAAATACACCTCCAGAGGGTATATACGCAAATTAAATACTGATGAAATTAAACACAGCTGTGGTAACTGCcaatttttgcagtttttaataaaaataagtgtCTCTTTGAACTCGTTTTTATTAAAAGGCCCAGATATGTTAGCTTCACTGCCagctattttattttcatttcgtcTGAAATCTGTTGCTGTCTGTGGGGACATTGAAGAAATGTTCCACCAAATTTTTATACGGCCTGAAGATCGAGATGTACAACGTTTTTTGTGGCGTGATTGTAACCAAAATAAAGAGCCTGATGTTTATGTAACGGACGTGATGATTTTTGGAGCTACGTGTGCCCCTAGTATTtcacaatatattaaaaatttaaatgcttCCCAATTTGAAGACATGTTTACTATGGCTGTTAAATCAATTATAGAAAATCATTATGTCGACGACTTTTTGGAATCGGTTGATACTCCACAAGAGGCTGTAAATTAGTGTCCGATGTAAAGTTTATTCATCGAAAAGGTGGATTTAATATACGAAATTGGATTTCAAATAGTGAGGAGGTTGTTATGAATACAATTTCTGATTGCTGTTtggataataaaaaatgtttaaatcttaaTGAGGACAAACAAATAGAAAAGGTTCTCGGTGTATTTTGGGAACATCAAGAAGacgttaaacatttaaaattgcaCCGTGGCTTTCAGATAGTGAACTATTTTCATGCAGAAAAACACCAACTAAGAGAGAAATGCTGCGTTTAGTAATGTCGATTTATGACCCCCTTGGTCTTATTGGCAACATCattatgtatgttaaaatctAACTGCAGGAAGTATGGCGATCAAAAATAGATTGGGATGAGGAAATTCCAAATGAACTAATGAATAAATGGACGCAGTGGGTCAATATTTTGCcgaaaatacaacaaattaaaattccacGCTGCTATTTACAAAGTCTGCCCAACTATGATGGTGTTGATGTACAACTACATACCTTTGTAGATGCCAGCAAAGATGGATATGCCGCTGTGTGCTATTttcgtttaattaaaaataaaacgataTTTTGCTCTTTAATTGGCTCTAAGACCAGAGTAGCACCAATGAAAATAACTTCAGTTCCCCGTCTTGAACTTATGGCAGCATTAATAGGTGCTCGTTTCGCTAAATTTATCTGCGACAatcataaaataacaattaaaaataaacttttttggtCCAATTCAAAAACTGTTTTAAGTTGGATCAATTCTGACCATCGAAAATATAATCAATTCGTAGCATTTCGTGTAAccgaaattttggaaataagCTCAATGAATGATTGGCGATGGACTCCAACTAAACAAAACGTGGCTGACGAAGCTACGAAGTGGGCTCGAATTCCAAATATATTTACTACTAGTAGGTGGTTTCAAGGTCCTGAATTTTTGTATCAACTCCAAGAAGATCTGCCAGGAGCTATGGCTTTTGATAAAACTACAACAGAAGAGATGGTGCATAAATCATTCAAAATAACATTtacagaaaatttaataaaagaaaatcgatTTTCTAAGTGGACTAGAATGCTTAGAGCAACTGCTTATGTTTTCcgctttatagaaaattgtaaaatgaagaacaaaataaaaggCGAGTTAAATCTTGAAGAATTGTTAAAagcagaaatttttttatttcaacaagCTCAAGTTGAAAAATATGCTGCTGAAATTTCTcttataaaatctaaaatattgatACCGAAATCAAGTGAACTTTATACGAAATCACCCTTCATGgatgaaaatggagttttaagAATATATGGCAGAATCGATAATGCGAACGTTGCTGAAGAACAAAAACGGCCGGTTATATTGCCCAAGTCAAGTTACATAACAACCTTAATTATACAtcattttcattcaaaatattaccACATTAACCACGAAACGGTAATCAATGAAATTCGTCagaaatattaatttcacaACTACGTGCTGTATTTAAATCCGTGATTCGAAACTGTCAATGGTGTAAAGTAAACAAGGCGGTACCACATGTGCCTCAAATGGCGAAGTTACCTCGAGCTCGTCTAGCATCATTTAAAGCGCCGTTCACCTACACAGGCATGTACTTCTTTGGACCAATAATGGTTACAATCAATCGACAGAAAGAAAAACGATATGGTTGTTTATTTACATGTTTAACAGTGAGAGCAATTCACATAGAGGTTGCCCATTCATTTACTTCAAGTTCGTGTATTTTGGCCATTCGAAATTTTATGGCCCGGAGAGGAATTCcgcatgaattttttataatggCACAAATTTCATTGGAGCGGAAAGAGAACTACGAGAAGCTCTTACAGACGTAAACCAGAATGAATTTATTAAAACGTTCACtagtacaacaacaaaatggaATTTTAATCCTCCAGCTTCCCCACATATGGGAGGCGCTTGGGAACGACTGGTACGTTCaataaaaactgttttatataaaataatgccTTCGAGGTCACCGAGCGAAGAGCTGCTGTTGAGTATGATGATAGAAGttgaaaatatcaatatcaattcTAGGCCCCTCGCTTATGTTCCGGTTACAGATGAAAACGAAGAGGCAGTGACCCCTAATCACTTCCTTGTGGGTAGCTCTAGTGGATTAAAGCCAATGTCTACTTGTAAGGATAGCGGTGTGGtgttaaaacaaaattggaTAATTTCGCAACAATACgcgaatattttttggaaaaacgtgTAGGTCTAAGtggtttcaaaaacaaaaaacttatgtCAGGGGGACTTAGTACTTATTGTTGACCCTTATCTGCCTCGAAATGTTTGGCTACGAGGCAAAGTTCTTGAAACGAGATTGGCAAAAGATGGACAGGTGAGAAGTGCGAAGGTGCTTACAATACATGGTACCCTAGAAAGGCCTGTAGCGAAGCTAGCAGTTTTGGACGTGGCTTCCCATAAAGAGTATACCGACGAAGACCCTTCTTGCCATACTGCGGGGGTGAATGTTGCCGCCACTGGCAAAAGCAGCTAAAATTATTTCAGTGTTGttaatgttataaaatattcgttaaatATTCTTTTACATTTTGGAAGTATTGCTTCCCGCGCTAGTTCCAACtccatttttgattttaagtactAAATTGGCTAGCGTGGTGGTTAGTATTCGGTGCGGAAGACTAAATTAGAATATCTACAAGATTTAACTCTAGTGGTTTCCATACCAAAAAGTAAGTTAgtttgtagttaaattttatttataatttatacaatttcCTCAAGTAAATAATATGTGTATTTGTTTGTAGGAATTTTAATATAGGAAACATcggttaaataaatttgtattaaaatttaatccaGTGTCTCTTTATTCAAAATCCAGTGGAAATCATTAGCGAGGCGGATTCCTCACCCCAACATCAAGAAAGAACTGAGTAAGTTGGagttaccaacagcaggtaatcAAGCAGAGttgcagaagaggctcatagatgaattcaagcggcgAGATATTGACATCGGAGCCTACGAATTTGAGTATaaagaagaaatggaagtttctacccgTGCAACAACAAACAGCATGGATTTATCCACAATATTTGCTGCTATGATGGAGAAATTTaatgaagttcaagaaacttctagagtcaacaacgagaaacttcttgccgacAATGAGAAAATTCGTTctgaggttaaagctgaagtcaaagaaactaTTAAACACTTAGCggaaatggaagcgaaacttcaagaatcttctagagtaacagatgagaaaattcaggaaatgtctgaggttattaacTGCAGAGTGGATGTCATTGATAAAAAGGTTTCGGACTTAGAAACAAAAGTGAATAATGTTCAATGTCAAGAAGGAGCAGTTATTAACAACAGAATGGATGAAattgacaaaaaggtgtccgacTTGGTAACAAAAGTGAATAGTCATCAGTATCAAGAAGGAGCGgtacgaattattccagaatcctctagtagaataaaggcccctagttttgatggcaccacaccatttaatgtgttcaaattccagtttgatacagttgccattagaaacatgtggagCAATGAAGAAAAAGTTATATAATTgatattggccttaaaagggaatgccgcagtagttcttgaaagcgtggctgcaagcaacagaaattgttatgatgacataatggaggcgctacaacgtaagtatggtggcgaacataaaaaagaattataccgaatggaattgcgtggtagagtgcagaatgccaatgagacgctacaagattttgcgatggaaatcgagcgtttgctacagcttatTTATCCAGGGAGAACCACccgattttggagcatttgaaGATAGAGGTATTCGCGATCCAGAGATAAAATATGCGGTATGTGCCACACCAAAGTCATCATTCTTTGAAACCGTCTCATCTCGAGCTGGTACAAGAAACagcaaagataatttcaaagccctaggtgtgtaatgtgcggaagatcgaggttgtcgctgaaaatgatagaagtatggtcaacgaattaaaggaattaatagaggcagttttaaaggctataagtaagagacaaactaaagccaaagttaaatgttataactgtggaataatgggtcacattcagcgaaactgcaaagcaccaataaagcgaatcagatatgtttcaacatcaagaaataaccatatggcgaatcatcaagcattacaggaaccacctttaaagcgagcttgcactgagggacaggatctgacacccacacctgatggccctaccatctccatatcagtactgcagcaggaaaataacaatcttactgcTAGTGGGTACACAAAGGTCGGAAGAACATCCTTACTATGGAcacgggagcgtcgcagtctatcatcagaacagatttagtaaagagatcgatggaaccaatttgcaatgtaagtctacgtaccgctactggagagcctgccgctgtccatggtaaagttaatgtgaaactaactattggtggtattagcgtaaatcatgtctttgttgttgccgatattgtggacgaagtaatcattggtacagacttcatgattagtcacagcattactttggatatgggacaaaaagtcatgaattggcgaaatgttaaaataccccttgacgttggatatgagagcaagtctcaagtaagaaagttagttttcgttgagcacaaaaggttgccaccgcagtcagaggatttggtatgggcccgtgaggaagtggaggattgtatagacaatggtttgttgTAACAATGGAGTACgtcgttgaacagtgcaacgacaGAATGGTTCCTGTTGGACTGATAggtctgtcccgcagagaaaagatcatcagggCGGGTTCCAAGAGgggtgaaggtgcttcagcagaaaaagaaatgcatgaactcgttcggagccgaattaaaatgataaatgaccaaatgaaaaccagatatagctcacaacgtaataagggtttgtcatccaaattaaggaatcactgTAAAGGACTACATAGGGtagttaagaaattggacgacatggtttatagaatacggaaatgtggaagatcgatatcgggaattaaagttgaacatctgaaacgactagctgcctatgggagaagtgaatctatgcctattcgggacgaacagacttaagcggggggcagtgttacgaaattgtacttgaattcaaatataacgattttaagggctgatttaaaagtacagctttcaaataacattgctgtaataacaaactgtaacatatctgtgggcattattaaataaaagctttcagttgaccattgatcgtaagttggcaacgctgtttgaattcgaatattcagttaaagaacattgtagaaagtacaccacagatggcgtatgatctagaatattcgaactttgacagttaaagagcaatctagagtgcagatggcagtgttataaatagtggcagaggttgcagtcgttagtgagttttaTCAGAgatgcttttcgaataaacatcaagtGCCTTaaatgtgttgtgtttttcaagtaaattcgtgtacattataaattgtgtctgtatttctgagaatttataaacgtgtataaaaaacattgagtggctatttaattctgtggttgttgtacattttgaataaataaagagttgttacaatttttaaactactaaacggcttttatttgcaatcaaagtatccggtttatttaattgacaaaaaggtgtccgCCTTGGTAACAAAAGTGAATAGTCATCAGTATCAAGAAGGAGTGgtacgaattattccagaatcctctagtagaataaaggtccctagttttgatggcaccacaccatttaatgtgttcaaattccagtttgatacagttgccattagaaacatgtggagCAATGAAAAAAGCTATATAATTgatattggccttaaaagggaatgccgcagtagttcttgaaagcgtggctgcaagcaacagaaattgttatgatgacataatggaggcgctacaacgtaagtacggtggcgatcataaaaaagaattataccgaatggaattgcgtggtagagtgcagaatgccaatgagacgctacaaaATTTTGCGATGGtaatcgagcgtttgctacagcttatttatccaggggagaaccatccgattttggagcatttgaagaaagaggcatttgtgaatggtattcgcgatccagagataaaatatgcggtatgtgccacaccaaagtcatcattctttgaaaccgtctcatctcgcgctggtacaagaaacagcaaagataatttcaaagcccTAGGTGTGTAATGTGCGGAAGATCGAGGTTGTCTCTGAAAATGATAGAAGTATGGTCAAAgaattaaaggaattaatagaggcagttttaaaggctataagtaagagacaaactaaagccaaagttaaatgttataactgtggaataatgggtcacattcagcgaaactgcaaagcaccaataaagcgaatcagatatgtttcagcatcaagaaataaccagatggcgaatcatcaagcattacaGGAACCACCTTTAAAGCGAGCTTGCACTGAGGGACAGGATCTGACACCCACACCTGATGGCCCTACCATCTCTATATCAATACTGCAGCAGGTaaataacaatcttactgctagtgggtacatcaaaggtcggaagcacatccttactatggacacgggagcgtcgcagtctatcatcagaacagatttagtaaagaaatcgattgaaccaatttgcaatgtaagtctacgtaccgctactggagagcctgccgctgtccatggtaaagttaatgtgaaactaactattggtggtattagcgtaaatcatatctttgttgttgccgatattgtggacgaagtaatcattggtgcagacttcatgattagtcacagcattactttggatatgggacaaaaagtcatgaattggcgaaatgttaaaataccccttgacgttggatatgagagcaagtctgaagtaagaaagttagttttcgttgagcacaaaaggttgccaccgcagtcagaggatttggtatgggcccgtgaggaagtggaggattgtatagacaatggtttgttggtgttagaaccagcggatgtgagaagtggccatgtaacaatggagtccctcgttgaacagtgcaacgacaGAATGGTTCCTGTTGGACTGATAggtctgtcccgcagagaaaaTATCATCAGGGCGGGTTCCAAGAGgggtgaaggtgcttcagcagaaaaagatatgcatgaactcgttcggagccgaattaaaatgataaatgaccaaatgaaaaccagatatagctcacaacgtaataagggtttgtcatccaaattaaggaatcactgcaaaggactagttaagaaattggacgacatggtttatagaatacggaaatgtggaagatcgatatcgggaattaaagttgaacatctgaaacgactagctgcctatgggagaagtgaatctatgcctattcgggacgaacagacttaagcggggggcagtgttacgaaattgtacttgaattcaaatataacgattttaagggctgatttaaaagtacagctttcaaataacattgctgtaataacaaactgtaacatatctgtgggcattattaaataaaagctttcagttgaccattgatcgtaagttggcaacgctgtttgaattcgaatattcagttaaagaacattgtagaaagtacaccacagatggcgtatgatctagaatattcgaactttgacagttaaagagcaatctagagtacagatggcagtgttataaatagtggcagaggttgcagtcgttagtgagttttatcagagacgcttttcgaataaacatcaactaagtgccttaaatgtgttgtgtttttcaagtaaattcgtgtacattataaattgtgtctgtatttctgagaatttataaacgtgtataaaaaacattgagtggctatttaattctgtggttgttgtacattttgaataaataaagagttgttacaatttttaaactactaaacggcttttatttgccgtttatttaaaggaaataaaccaaacgttttgaaaaggttaaaacgtaacaatatgttacaacatttctataatcgttttcactattgacctgtattttagtttcatgaatcgtgcctttcttgattgggataacgtaaaaagagttctctcctattaatgagattaGGCGCAgaaccagtggattcgaattattttctctcaagtaaatggtTCATCTgcttcacattccagaatagaaaaacgattttcattgctTAGTCTATCAgattcactatccttatatattttagccaagggtgccgctttcgaagacttgggacttcgtgcccgttttaataatgtaatataccggtccattccaacctgtatttgggatttattatctttatttaatgattGACTAATCTTTGGTATAGctccgcttaatgggttaattttatttgtagtcagtgtggtggatttcgtatctgaaactgatatagctagcatactttcaggcataagtaaaatattgttattttctgaacagctgttgaattttctttcgtttgccaattatttgttgttgtcgatgcggggaacaagaacgagcacggttaacaggcttggcggttaaaaacaagctgtcaTCATCTaatcttctgtttgttttgtttatatttttttcatcttcaTTAACTGTTACGTATGCATTTCTACcgacattttaatatttaattaatttttttatttatttttcactatttgttttgaaatttcaaataaaaagtattttacattcaaaataTAAGAAAAGGGTCACTGTTGACGTCAGGAAAAAAGAGTAAAAGGGTACACTAAAATATCGGATTGTCGATGTCGCAATCTTGtttacactcaggtctcgttttatgcggattcaaatttatgcgatttttaaatatttttttttttagaattttaaaagattttgaaattttagatggtttttaaagttttttttttaattcttcattTACATAACCGAGCCCTTAAGTGCCTTacctttttaccatttttaaattaaaccaattttgcatcactgatataatggttatagcttgttttttacaaaatcaaattcttaatataGATTCAGATAAGGAAAGAGAATTGAAGATTCATCCCGGACTGACTGATCTGTTTTCCGGATATCAAGATTTGCACAAGCagcttaaaaattcaaaatcacaaagtttaatgacaaattatttcgCAAGAAAAGAAGAAATTGAAGCTCCTAAAACTTCTTCGATTTCGTCCCCTATTCACTAgattaattctagtgatgaaaatgatattttaccatatgatgacaatatgattatatcatctagtgatgaaagtgacattgaaccaattccaaaccgatgcagacaattattctg
The nucleotide sequence above comes from Calliphora vicina chromosome 1, idCalVici1.1, whole genome shotgun sequence. Encoded proteins:
- the LOC135950740 gene encoding uncharacterized protein LOC135950740 produces the protein MWSSGKRCGLILKTTKKKISDNRKSLLATGGGPFQSETLSPLEEMVDEALNLRCSAIPPGKYCGLDDDDEAESPPISDGPTTSKKGKWRETYGQKRKADSTTDLLREQEVWRSKIDWDEEIPNELMNKWTQWVNILPKIQQIKIPRCYLQSLPNYDGVDVQLHTFVDASKDGYAAVCYFRLIKNKTIFCSLIGSKTRVAPMKITSVPRLELMAALIGARFAKFICDNHKITIKNKLFWSNSKTVLSWINSDHRKYNQFVAFRVTEILEISSMNDWRWTPTKQNVADEATKWARIPNIFTTSRWFQGPEFLYQLQEDLPGAMAFDKTTTEEMVHKSFKITFTENLIKENRFSKWTRMLRATAYVFRFIENCKMKNKIKGELNLEELLKAEIFLFQQAQVEKYAAEISLIKSKILIPKSSELYTKSPFMDENGVLRIYGRIDNANVAEEQKRPVILPKSSYITTLIIHHFHSKYYHINHETVINEIRQKY